Genomic window (Chryseobacterium bernardetii):
AAAAAGCTAACGCTTACACAGGAAGAAGTAACACCTCAGAAAGTAGCATTAATGGTCGCTATATTAATTATGAAAAGTTTTGATGATGAATCAATAAGCTTACTGGAAACCATGGACAATATTGAAAATGAGATTTTCCTTAAAAATACCAATCATACCAGCCAGATCCGAAGGCTGTATAAACTGAAAAGAAAATCCGGACTGAACTCAAGGGTTCTGGTCATTTCAACAGATGCCATCGATAAATTTAAACTATTGAATCTCCAGGATTCTGAAATTGTGGATTTAAAGGATAAACATAAGGACGTTGTGGCTGATTTTGACCATTTAAACGCCCAGATTACGAACCTTATCTCAATGTTCCTGGCCCTCTCTGACCAGAAGGCTAACCAGGTGATGAAGGTTTTGGCTATTTATTCGGTGTACTTTTTACCAATTACCTTTATTGCAGGAGTTTACGGGATGAACTTTGATAATATGCCGGAACTTCATCACAAATACGGCTATTACTTTACGTTAGGCGGTATGGCATTGGTAGTCATCAGCACATTTATTTATGTGAGACGCAGGCAGTGGTAGATTTCTCCCACAGGTTTTACAAATGATACAGATGATTATTAGAGATTGCTTCACCAGCGGTTCACAATCACAAAAAACCGAGACTATGAACACTGAAACCCTTACTACAATTCTGGAAGATCATATTCTTTCACAGGCTTCTAAGGACAAACTTACTGCTTTACACGAGAATATTTCTGCCAAAGAGTTTTCAGATCTTTTAGATGCGGAAGGCAATCAGTATATAGAATTTGTACAGGAAGGCGGCGGTGTCTGGGGAAGTGCACTGGTAGGCTATCTTTACGGACTTGAAATCTTTGGAATCAGATTTTTGAAAGTAGCAGGAACCAGCGCCGGAGCGATCAATACCATGCTTATTGCAGCCTGCAAAACAAAGGAAGAGCCTAAAAGTGAACTCATCAAAGATATTCTGTTCAGCTGGAATTTTGCTGATTTTATGGATGGAAAAACGTATGTAAAAACTACTCTGCATGCGATGCTGAACAATAAAAATTTCTTCAGGATCAATGCTGTTATTGCAGCTATTCTGTTCATAATCCTTGTAAGTATTCCATTTGCAGCGCCTTCAGGAAGTATTCTGAATGCTAAACTAATGTTTTTAATTCCTTTGATCCCGGCAGTTATCCTTTTTTTATGCCTCAAAAAATTATACAACAATTTCAGAAAAGAAAACAGTGGACTTAATCCGGGGAATGTTTTTCTGAACACCATGAAAACGGCTCTGGATAGTTTTGGAATTAAAACTGTAGCCAACCTCAATGAGAAATTTATACAAAAAGAACGGGATCTCAACCTCAATTACCGTTATGGAAACGGACAGGAATATTATAACCTTACTTTAGCAGGGATTGAAAAAATCAAGGCTAAAAACCTGGAACATATTGATCAGACCAGATATAAAATATTCTATGACAGTGCACTCAATAATGATTATTATAAAAACAATCCATTTTACCTTCTTCGGTCAGAATATGTTGTAATTGCTACAGACATCAATGCCAAAATAAAGGTAGAACTGCCTACTATGGCTAATTTATACTGGTCTGAAGAAGAACTGAAGCACATCAGTCCGGCAGAGTTTGTCAGAGCATCCATGTCTGTTCCTTTTTTCTTTGAACCTTTTCAGAAAAGGATTAATAAGAATGAAGATTCTGTAAAATATGCCTGGAAATTCTGGATGAATACCAAACAGGAAGATATTTATCCCGTAGGTGTTTTTATTGATGGCGGAAGTATCTCCAATTTTCCTATTGACCTGTTTCATGCGGATGAAGTTTTTTATCCGAGAATGCCTCTTTTTGGAGTTCAGCTTACGAGTGATTCTGATTTGCTTTCTGAAAAGGGAAAAACCAGTGAAGAAATCCTTAAAACGCCATTCAGCTATGCAGGAAATATCATCAGTAC
Coding sequences:
- a CDS encoding patatin-like phospholipase family protein; the encoded protein is MNTETLTTILEDHILSQASKDKLTALHENISAKEFSDLLDAEGNQYIEFVQEGGGVWGSALVGYLYGLEIFGIRFLKVAGTSAGAINTMLIAACKTKEEPKSELIKDILFSWNFADFMDGKTYVKTTLHAMLNNKNFFRINAVIAAILFIILVSIPFAAPSGSILNAKLMFLIPLIPAVILFLCLKKLYNNFRKENSGLNPGNVFLNTMKTALDSFGIKTVANLNEKFIQKERDLNLNYRYGNGQEYYNLTLAGIEKIKAKNLEHIDQTRYKIFYDSALNNDYYKNNPFYLLRSEYVVIATDINAKIKVELPTMANLYWSEEELKHISPAEFVRASMSVPFFFEPFQKRINKNEDSVKYAWKFWMNTKQEDIYPVGVFIDGGSISNFPIDLFHADEVFYPRMPLFGVQLTSDSDLLSEKGKTSEEILKTPFSYAGNIISTLQGFNDKVFLTKHSFYRLYSIQTVNCGTTRWLNFFMKKEEKEDLFNRGFQAALDFLNQFDWEKYKYERMMLTMKEKKILKEEDTPTVG
- a CDS encoding magnesium transporter CorA family protein, with product MPIDTIYRSTHCEWVDVEAPTAEDLKFLHERYEINNLLLEDTIDPNHLPKYEEDGNVKFFLLRESTELERKNLNTISDISTKIAIFILDKTIITIHRMKTRSISETKKKLTLTQEEVTPQKVALMVAILIMKSFDDESISLLETMDNIENEIFLKNTNHTSQIRRLYKLKRKSGLNSRVLVISTDAIDKFKLLNLQDSEIVDLKDKHKDVVADFDHLNAQITNLISMFLALSDQKANQVMKVLAIYSVYFLPITFIAGVYGMNFDNMPELHHKYGYYFTLGGMALVVISTFIYVRRRQW